In Nitratiruptor sp. YY09-18, a single window of DNA contains:
- a CDS encoding histone deacetylase, producing the protein MVGYIYDPIFTEHGSQEHIERPARVEVIDAVARTFPLQHYLVRKATKEELKKIHEAHYVDWVERAYEEGYRFILNEDTLLTPKSFEVASYAAGSAIPIVDAFAKGEIKRAFLNLRPPGHHAERKTGQGFCIFNNIALMARYAQSKGFGKVMIIDFDVHHGNGTQDIFYSDDTVCYFSTHERNNYPYFTGSEEERGEGRGEGFNINKPYGDYCKDEELLQLYEDLPSWFDFDIVLISAGYDLMKDETISSAQITFEGLRALVQKILQFAGNKPVAFLLEGGYNLDSLATSVTITLEELTKDEL; encoded by the coding sequence ATGGTGGGATATATATACGATCCGATATTTACTGAGCATGGCAGTCAGGAGCATATTGAGCGTCCAGCAAGGGTCGAGGTAATCGATGCAGTGGCGCGCACTTTTCCTCTCCAGCATTATCTTGTGAGAAAAGCTACCAAAGAGGAGCTCAAAAAGATTCACGAGGCTCACTATGTTGATTGGGTAGAGAGAGCATATGAGGAGGGGTATCGTTTCATTCTCAACGAAGATACACTTCTTACACCAAAAAGCTTTGAGGTTGCAAGCTATGCAGCAGGTTCTGCTATACCAATCGTTGATGCTTTTGCAAAGGGTGAGATAAAAAGAGCTTTTCTCAATCTGCGTCCTCCAGGCCATCATGCAGAACGAAAAACCGGCCAGGGATTTTGTATCTTCAATAATATAGCATTGATGGCACGATATGCACAAAGCAAAGGCTTTGGAAAAGTGATGATAATAGACTTTGATGTACATCATGGAAATGGCACGCAAGATATCTTTTATAGTGATGATACAGTGTGTTATTTTAGCACGCATGAGCGCAATAATTACCCCTATTTTACCGGAAGCGAAGAGGAAAGAGGAGAGGGAAGAGGCGAGGGTTTTAATATCAATAAGCCTTATGGGGATTACTGCAAAGATGAAGAGCTTTTGCAGCTCTATGAGGATTTACCTTCATGGTTTGATTTTGATATAGTGCTTATAAGTGCTGGATATGATTTGATGAAAGATGAAACAATATCAAGTGCACAGATTACTTTTGAAGGTTTGCGTGCATTAGTGCAAAAGATTTTACAATTTGCTGGTAATAAACCTGTAGCATTTTTGCTTGAAGGTGGCTACAATCTTGACTCATTAGCTACAAGCGTAACTATTACACTAGAAGAACTTACAAAGGATGAGCTATGA
- a CDS encoding multiheme c-type cytochrome, protein MRSLMLLGFAVWAYANIFAGSATKHSMDIKGDYAKTHQCIRCHLDIYDEYKTSPHYNSTIYRDPVHKKIFELHAKASKAEEYVCAKCHTPTLKDKKIASMDPKKFGYEQAISCAYCHRIKSIEKHAKANKNVILPKKGVYYGTRHPEMRSEYHKIINTNPIHKNGQTCMGCHSHKQNELGFVVCQTESNNSLKQNCITCHMPQVEGSLSDRVETPTHAFHGFAGVSVKPELLAKYLHIDVIKKDPLQIRLINDAPHAFLLHPLRVAKLIVKHKRGGKLIKEQEVTFVRIIGKDGKPTPPWIATQVVKDTMLKAGEKRVVSFDMHPQKGDTIEVIFGFYKVNPNMAKKFGLPTKFIVFKKKELHV, encoded by the coding sequence ATGAGAAGTTTAATGCTTTTGGGTTTTGCAGTTTGGGCTTATGCTAATATCTTTGCAGGGAGTGCTACAAAGCATTCTATGGATATCAAAGGTGACTATGCCAAAACGCATCAGTGTATTCGCTGCCATCTTGATATATATGATGAGTACAAAACATCTCCTCATTACAACTCTACCATTTATCGTGATCCAGTCCATAAAAAGATTTTTGAGTTACACGCAAAAGCGAGTAAAGCCGAAGAGTATGTGTGTGCCAAATGCCATACTCCGACTCTTAAAGATAAAAAAATTGCTTCTATGGATCCAAAAAAATTTGGCTATGAGCAGGCAATTTCTTGTGCCTATTGTCATAGAATCAAATCTATTGAAAAGCATGCCAAAGCAAATAAAAATGTGATTTTGCCTAAAAAAGGGGTCTATTATGGAACGCGCCATCCAGAAATGAGGAGCGAGTACCATAAAATAATCAATACTAACCCCATCCACAAAAATGGCCAAACTTGCATGGGCTGTCATTCTCATAAACAAAATGAGCTTGGGTTTGTGGTATGTCAAACTGAGAGTAACAATTCGCTCAAGCAAAACTGCATCACCTGCCATATGCCACAAGTTGAAGGGAGTCTCAGCGATAGAGTAGAGACGCCAACACACGCCTTTCATGGATTTGCAGGAGTGAGTGTAAAGCCAGAGCTTTTAGCAAAATATCTTCATATAGATGTAATTAAAAAAGATCCTCTTCAAATTCGCCTCATCAACGACGCACCACACGCATTTTTGCTCCATCCTCTGCGTGTAGCAAAGCTCATTGTAAAACATAAGCGAGGAGGTAAACTTATAAAAGAGCAAGAAGTTACATTTGTACGAATTATTGGAAAAGATGGCAAACCAACTCCTCCCTGGATAGCTACGCAGGTGGTAAAAGATACGATGCTCAAAGCTGGTGAGAAAAGAGTAGTGAGTTTTGATATGCATCCACAAAAAGGAGACACTATAGAAGTGATTTTTGGTTTTTATAAGGTAAATCCAAACATGGCAAAAAAGTTTGGATTGCCAACAAAATTTATAGTCTTTAAGAAAAAAGAGTTACATGTATAG
- a CDS encoding ABC transporter ATP-binding protein: MYSWQKIYKSVVAHKKLFITAQILALLAVLASVPSPLLMPLLVDEVLLHKPGKLLAFIDMTLGSGSALYYTLVVLVMTLLLRGTFVFLQILQSKIFHTLSKNITFTIRKHVLEHLKNVQMSEFELLGSGKVASRLVTDIETIDAFLSSSISKLFISILTLIGISIVLLVIHWQLALFILLLNPLVVVFSSKLARNVAKLKKEENRAIEIFQNALVETLELFEQIRVTNQEENFFKKLFILINDLKERSIAFSFKSDAGTRLSFLLFVAGFEMFRAAGIIAVAYSDLSIGLMLAVFGYLWFMMTPIQDIISIQYAKRNADVALQRINDLLTLNPEPKFPHKLNPFAQESVTIRLEDVHFSYDGKNEVIRGIDLEIPARKISALVGASGSGKTTLSRLLVGLYIPTKGDILYNGVSYKNIGLDTIRQNVALVLQTPVLFNDTILFNLTLGHKYPQEKIQKALEMAQIASLIASLPHGLDTVVGKGGVRLSGGERQRIAIARMILQDPKVVILDESTSAIDMETEHLLFCKLQDFFASKTVILIAHRPSTIEKADHLFILEHGKIKKEMNFEDYRKNFCIL; the protein is encoded by the coding sequence ATGTATAGTTGGCAAAAGATCTATAAAAGTGTTGTAGCACATAAAAAGCTTTTTATTACAGCACAGATTCTAGCACTTTTAGCGGTACTTGCTAGTGTGCCTTCGCCACTTTTAATGCCACTCCTAGTCGATGAGGTATTGCTTCACAAACCTGGCAAGTTGCTTGCCTTTATCGATATGACTCTTGGAAGCGGGTCAGCTCTTTATTATACTCTCGTAGTACTTGTCATGACGCTTTTATTACGTGGTACTTTTGTCTTTTTGCAGATTTTGCAAAGCAAAATCTTTCATACACTTTCTAAAAATATCACATTTACTATCCGCAAGCATGTACTAGAGCATCTAAAAAATGTGCAAATGAGTGAATTTGAGCTTCTAGGAAGTGGCAAAGTCGCCTCAAGACTTGTGACGGATATAGAGACAATTGATGCGTTTTTGAGTAGTAGTATTAGCAAGCTTTTTATTTCAATTTTGACTCTTATTGGTATAAGCATCGTGCTTCTGGTTATTCATTGGCAGTTGGCTCTTTTCATTCTCCTCCTCAATCCATTGGTAGTAGTCTTTTCATCCAAACTTGCACGTAACGTCGCAAAACTCAAAAAAGAAGAAAATAGAGCTATAGAGATTTTTCAAAATGCGCTAGTAGAGACACTAGAACTTTTTGAGCAAATTCGTGTGACAAATCAAGAAGAAAACTTTTTCAAAAAGCTATTTATTCTTATCAATGACCTCAAAGAGCGTTCAATTGCCTTCAGTTTCAAGAGTGATGCTGGCACGAGGCTAAGCTTTTTGCTCTTCGTGGCTGGATTTGAGATGTTTAGAGCAGCTGGAATCATAGCAGTAGCATATAGCGACCTTTCCATCGGACTTATGCTGGCAGTCTTTGGCTATCTATGGTTTATGATGACTCCGATCCAAGATATTATATCGATCCAGTATGCCAAACGCAATGCAGATGTAGCCTTACAGCGTATCAATGATCTTCTTACTCTCAATCCTGAGCCAAAATTTCCTCACAAACTCAATCCATTTGCGCAAGAGAGTGTGACAATCAGACTCGAAGATGTTCACTTCAGCTATGATGGCAAAAATGAGGTAATACGAGGAATCGATCTAGAAATTCCAGCTAGAAAAATTAGTGCGCTTGTTGGAGCAAGCGGTAGTGGCAAGACAACACTGAGCCGCTTGCTTGTAGGGCTCTATATTCCTACAAAAGGAGATATTCTTTACAACGGAGTCTCATATAAAAATATTGGCCTTGATACCATTCGACAAAATGTAGCACTTGTACTGCAAACTCCTGTACTCTTTAATGATACGATTCTTTTCAATCTCACACTTGGACATAAATATCCTCAAGAAAAGATTCAAAAAGCTCTCGAGATGGCGCAGATTGCATCACTGATAGCATCACTACCGCACGGTTTGGATACGGTAGTTGGCAAAGGAGGTGTACGTCTAAGTGGCGGTGAAAGACAACGCATAGCAATTGCTAGGATGATTTTGCAAGATCCAAAAGTAGTCATTCTTGATGAGTCTACATCAGCAATCGATATGGAGACAGAGCATCTACTCTTTTGCAAACTCCAAGATTTTTTTGCATCAAAGACAGTGATACTCATAGCCCATAGGCCTAGTACTATAGAAAAGGCTGACCATCTTTTTATTTTAGAACACGGAAAAATAAAAAAAGAGATGAATTTTGAAGATTATCGTAAAAATTTTTGTATACTATAA
- a CDS encoding murein L,D-transpeptidase yields the protein MRYILGLLLLISMTLFAQTNTPAPFPSFETNESNTTQVENNVSLIDEQKNTPLVEEEKKYNWFAGDEVSPKIYDFIDTIEHDASLICQERLRTDKLRKLIDRYNASHDPMLKEELEYEGNKLAVQYNKIKSQGCFDPSKFLKDNYIRPSKKGIEDIDNPVLLHLYSALAKYKEIEQNGGWEKIEVKDIPFLRYGKRYDVIPQIKKRLKAEGFYPYDDNGTKFDDRFLLAVKKFQAHNGIKVDGVVGPATIDKMNIPVENKIDKILINIERARWFLRNDDYFVFVDIPGFFMHVYDHGKKIFESKVIVGRRKRPTPQMRNVISYAVLNPYWRAPKTIIKEDILPRLQSGDFQHLIDEGIVAATDYNGKNVVDFNDINWSQYSENNLPVIFLQKPGPRNFLGYVKFMFPNRFDVYLHDTNSKRLFRYDFRALSSGCVRVQKPIELFHLLRNHTSSKEVTYRDILDKLWDGKTKRVRFKPIIPVYLLYLTVYEDNNGDVYFFKDIYNLDKAMLVKLRLHKNGRIASN from the coding sequence ATGAGATATATTTTGGGGCTACTATTACTTATCTCAATGACTCTCTTTGCCCAGACAAATACTCCTGCTCCTTTTCCTTCGTTTGAAACTAATGAATCAAATACCACCCAAGTAGAGAATAACGTATCTTTAATAGATGAGCAAAAAAACACTCCACTTGTAGAAGAGGAGAAAAAATATAACTGGTTTGCAGGTGATGAAGTTTCACCAAAGATCTATGATTTTATAGATACTATAGAACATGATGCATCACTCATATGCCAGGAGCGTCTACGAACAGATAAACTGCGCAAACTTATTGATAGATACAACGCCTCGCACGACCCGATGCTCAAAGAGGAGCTAGAGTATGAAGGGAATAAATTAGCCGTTCAGTATAACAAAATCAAATCACAGGGCTGCTTTGATCCATCGAAATTTCTCAAAGATAACTACATAAGACCATCAAAAAAAGGTATCGAAGATATTGACAATCCTGTACTCCTTCACCTTTATAGTGCTTTAGCAAAGTATAAAGAGATTGAGCAAAATGGGGGCTGGGAAAAGATAGAGGTCAAAGATATTCCATTTTTGCGCTATGGGAAGCGCTATGATGTGATTCCACAGATTAAAAAGCGTCTCAAAGCAGAAGGTTTCTATCCATATGATGATAATGGTACAAAATTTGATGATAGATTTTTGCTGGCGGTTAAGAAATTTCAAGCACATAACGGTATCAAGGTAGATGGTGTTGTAGGTCCAGCAACGATCGATAAAATGAATATTCCTGTAGAAAACAAGATTGATAAAATCCTCATCAACATTGAGCGAGCGCGCTGGTTTTTGCGTAATGATGACTATTTTGTTTTTGTAGATATTCCTGGATTTTTTATGCATGTCTATGATCATGGCAAGAAGATTTTTGAATCCAAAGTAATAGTTGGAAGACGCAAGCGCCCCACGCCACAGATGCGCAATGTCATAAGCTATGCAGTGCTCAATCCCTACTGGAGAGCGCCAAAAACTATCATCAAAGAGGATATTTTACCTCGACTTCAGAGTGGAGATTTTCAACATCTCATAGATGAAGGCATTGTTGCAGCAACAGATTATAATGGGAAAAATGTAGTCGATTTTAACGATATCAACTGGAGTCAATACAGTGAAAATAATCTTCCGGTCATCTTTTTGCAAAAGCCAGGTCCTCGTAATTTCTTAGGATATGTGAAGTTTATGTTTCCTAACAGATTTGATGTCTATTTACATGACACCAACTCCAAAAGACTCTTCCGCTACGATTTTAGAGCCCTTAGTTCTGGCTGTGTGAGAGTACAAAAACCTATAGAGCTTTTCCACCTTTTGCGCAATCATACTTCATCTAAAGAGGTGACATATCGCGATATTCTCGATAAACTCTGGGATGGCAAAACTAAAAGAGTCAGATTCAAACCGATAATACCTGTATATCTGCTCTATTTGACAGTTTACGAAGATAACAATGGCGATGTATACTTTTTTAAAGATATTTACAATCTTGATAAAGCGATGCTTGTAAAACTTCGTTTACACAAAAATGGTAGAATTGCATCTAACTAA
- a CDS encoding DUF882 domain-containing protein: MDRRDFLKTSALFGAAIIIPSRSHARNYEKRLHLYHIHTGEKLSSTYWVDGEYLYDEIEQLEYFLRDYKTDEIHKIDIKLIDYLHDVYKLVGGKKEIYVISGYRSPYTNYLLRRHSRGVAKKSFHMLGKAIDIRIPHVHLSTVRYAALSLKRGGVGYYPRSNFVHIDTGDPRYWRYPRS; this comes from the coding sequence ATGGATAGAAGGGACTTTCTCAAAACGAGTGCACTATTTGGGGCGGCGATAATCATTCCTTCTCGGTCACATGCTAGGAACTATGAGAAACGATTGCATCTCTATCATATCCATACAGGTGAAAAGCTCTCTTCTACCTATTGGGTAGATGGTGAATATCTATACGATGAAATTGAGCAGCTTGAATATTTCTTGCGCGATTACAAGACTGATGAAATCCACAAGATTGACATAAAACTTATAGATTACCTCCATGATGTGTATAAGCTAGTGGGTGGAAAGAAAGAGATCTATGTGATATCTGGCTATCGCTCACCATATACAAACTATCTTCTTAGAAGACATAGCCGTGGTGTAGCAAAAAAGAGCTTCCATATGTTAGGTAAAGCGATAGATATCCGCATACCTCATGTACATCTTTCTACAGTGCGCTATGCTGCTCTTTCATTAAAACGTGGTGGGGTAGGCTACTATCCTCGCTCGAACTTCGTTCATATCGATACAGGAGATCCAAGGTACTGGAGATATCCTCGCTCATGA
- a CDS encoding UDP-glucose/GDP-mannose dehydrogenase family protein produces MKLSVIGTGYVGLVTGACMAQMGNNVICVDIDEKKIEKLKKGIIPIYEPGLEEIVKENFKIGTLHFTTDIKEALQKSDIVFIAVGTPQGEDGSADLQYVLAVAKDIGRYMTHPVIVVDKSTVPVGTADKVRQTIQNELKRRLENGEITDGEYQDLMQFDVVSNPEFLKEGDAVNDFLKPDRVVIGADNEKSMQVLKELYAPFTRNHERFIAMDIRSAELTKYAANAMLATKISFMNEMAKIAEAVGADINKVRVGIGSDSRIGYSFIYPGVGYGGSCFPKDVKALEKIALDAGVEPKIIKAVEAVNKEQREYFLSKVIKRFGENLHGRTFAIWGLSFKPETDDMREAPSITIIQELIKRGANIQAYDPKAMEEAKNFWLKDIENIEYCDNKYDALNGADALILVTEWKEFRSPDFVEMQKRLKNPIIFDGRNQYSKEKLKEYGFEYHQVGVREEKR; encoded by the coding sequence ATGAAACTTTCTGTTATAGGTACAGGCTATGTGGGGCTTGTAACAGGTGCGTGTATGGCACAGATGGGTAACAATGTCATCTGTGTCGATATCGATGAAAAAAAAATAGAAAAACTCAAAAAAGGTATCATCCCCATATACGAGCCGGGTCTCGAAGAAATAGTCAAAGAGAACTTCAAAATAGGCACCCTCCATTTCACTACTGATATCAAGGAGGCATTGCAAAAAAGCGATATTGTATTTATCGCAGTAGGTACCCCGCAGGGTGAAGATGGCAGTGCAGATTTGCAGTATGTTTTGGCTGTTGCCAAAGATATCGGCCGCTATATGACCCATCCAGTGATTGTCGTAGACAAATCTACTGTCCCAGTGGGCACAGCTGACAAGGTGCGTCAAACTATCCAAAATGAACTCAAAAGACGTCTAGAGAATGGCGAAATAACCGATGGTGAATATCAAGATCTCATGCAGTTTGATGTAGTGAGCAATCCAGAGTTTTTGAAAGAGGGTGATGCAGTCAATGACTTTTTAAAACCTGATAGAGTTGTAATAGGCGCAGACAATGAAAAGAGCATGCAAGTACTCAAAGAGCTCTATGCTCCATTTACGAGAAATCATGAGCGCTTTATTGCTATGGATATCCGCAGTGCTGAGCTGACAAAATATGCAGCAAATGCGATGCTGGCTACAAAGATAAGCTTCATGAACGAGATGGCAAAAATTGCTGAGGCAGTGGGAGCTGATATCAATAAGGTTCGCGTAGGGATAGGAAGCGATAGTCGTATAGGGTATAGCTTCATCTATCCAGGTGTAGGCTATGGCGGCAGCTGCTTTCCCAAAGACGTAAAAGCTTTGGAAAAGATTGCCCTTGATGCTGGAGTAGAACCTAAAATCATCAAAGCAGTCGAAGCTGTCAATAAAGAGCAAAGAGAATATTTTCTGAGTAAAGTCATCAAACGATTTGGTGAAAATCTGCATGGTAGGACTTTTGCTATATGGGGTTTGAGTTTCAAACCAGAGACTGACGATATGCGTGAAGCTCCATCAATTACCATAATCCAAGAGCTTATAAAGCGTGGTGCCAATATCCAAGCCTATGATCCCAAAGCTATGGAAGAGGCCAAAAACTTCTGGCTCAAAGATATTGAAAATATCGAATATTGTGATAATAAATATGATGCACTCAATGGTGCAGATGCTTTGATTTTGGTGACCGAATGGAAAGAGTTTCGTAGCCCTGACTTTGTAGAAATGCAAAAACGCCTCAAAAATCCTATCATTTTCGATGGACGCAATCAATACAGCAAAGAGAAGCTCAAAGAGTATGGATTTGAGTATCACCAGGTAGGGGTACGTGAAGAAAAGAGATGA
- a CDS encoding oligosaccharide flippase family protein: protein MKRALSSLFLAEALSRALSFFIIIYVSRVLGATELGYWSYALAINAFLIIATNLGLDVYAMVEATKDIAKREKLYINTITIKMLLTFVALGLLWSLYNLIEIKVLLLITTLLVADLLSSITPVWYYQVAEDFKTIATIKITQAISYFLLAILLLWWQKSIIMLAVAYLGAYLVSMLIYGRAIFKRIDFSSIEPHHWHKILKVSLYLGGALFLNQIYTNTDKIMIAHMLGVTYNGYYEAGYKLYAFVPVIFSIIWTVFAPKVAKEKIYFTKFAVLIVSTALFIAAIFYIKKEFLIIKLYGTSFIPTVELMNYFALSIAALGLSYIATSPLALFEKNKEWFWIVFCSFLLNISLNYLLIPTMQLKGAVLATVAAESMTALLGLKILYKAYKERE from the coding sequence ATGAAAAGAGCTCTCTCTTCTCTCTTTTTGGCTGAAGCTCTCTCAAGAGCACTTAGCTTTTTCATTATTATTTATGTATCAAGAGTACTTGGTGCTACAGAGCTTGGCTACTGGTCTTATGCACTCGCAATCAATGCCTTTTTGATCATTGCTACAAATCTTGGGCTCGATGTGTATGCCATGGTAGAAGCCACTAAAGATATTGCCAAAAGAGAGAAACTCTATATAAATACAATAACTATTAAAATGTTGCTTACATTTGTAGCTTTGGGACTGCTGTGGAGTTTATACAACCTCATAGAAATAAAAGTCTTGCTGCTTATTACAACACTTTTAGTTGCAGATCTGCTCTCGTCTATAACACCTGTATGGTACTACCAAGTTGCAGAGGATTTCAAAACTATCGCAACTATCAAAATTACTCAAGCAATAAGCTATTTTTTGTTGGCTATTCTTTTGCTATGGTGGCAAAAGAGTATCATTATGCTAGCAGTCGCATACTTAGGTGCATATCTTGTAAGCATGCTTATTTATGGGAGAGCTATTTTTAAAAGGATTGATTTTTCCTCTATAGAGCCTCACCACTGGCATAAGATTCTCAAAGTCTCTCTCTATCTCGGAGGTGCTCTTTTTCTCAATCAGATCTATACCAATACTGATAAAATCATGATAGCCCATATGCTGGGAGTTACTTATAATGGTTACTATGAAGCAGGATACAAGCTTTACGCATTTGTCCCGGTGATTTTTAGTATCATATGGACAGTCTTTGCACCAAAAGTCGCAAAAGAGAAAATATATTTTACAAAATTTGCTGTGCTGATTGTCTCGACAGCCCTTTTTATAGCTGCAATATTTTATATAAAAAAAGAGTTTCTCATCATCAAACTCTATGGGACAAGTTTTATCCCAACGGTAGAGCTTATGAACTATTTTGCCTTGAGTATTGCAGCTCTAGGTTTGAGCTATATCGCTACCTCTCCATTGGCTCTATTTGAAAAAAACAAAGAGTGGTTTTGGATAGTTTTTTGCTCTTTTCTTCTCAATATATCTCTCAACTACCTTCTCATACCTACAATGCAGCTAAAAGGTGCAGTACTAGCAACAGTTGCTGCTGAAAGTATGACTGCATTACTAGGACTCAAAATACTATATAAAGCTTATAAAGAGAGGGAATAG
- a CDS encoding glycosyltransferase family 1 protein: MKNPKILIDTTPLLKDLSGIGYVTYQYAKELQKIYPSTLYYYAWFYSKNLRQRPLGNYEKAVGLAKKYLPRPYILTHSAKTAIFNYTLLKEKPDVFIQPNYISFPSFFDVPTITFIHDLSHIRYQEYHPKERVEYFEKYLPKSIEKSTKIVTISEFTKRELIDLGLCDEKNIEVIYNGVDPKFCPTAQAAFTPITQKYDLHYQNYFLFVGTLEPRKNLKNLLAAYLNYLQKTKNPTPLVLAGGVGWRSEHFDELLQKALGSGHVKRLGYVSEKDLIALYGGAKAFVFPSFYEGFGLPPLEAMACATPVIASNTSSIPEVVGDAGLLIDPYDVMQISKALLRIDEDAALRQELASRGLKQAKNFSWKNAAQNLAKLIEKSI; this comes from the coding sequence ATGAAAAATCCTAAAATCCTAATAGATACGACACCGTTACTCAAAGATCTCAGCGGTATTGGCTATGTCACATACCAATACGCCAAAGAGTTGCAAAAGATTTATCCAAGTACTCTCTACTATTATGCATGGTTTTATAGTAAAAATCTTCGTCAACGACCACTGGGTAATTATGAAAAGGCAGTGGGTCTAGCTAAAAAATATCTGCCGCGTCCCTATATTCTTACCCACAGTGCGAAAACAGCCATTTTCAACTATACACTACTCAAAGAAAAGCCAGATGTTTTCATCCAACCTAACTATATCTCTTTTCCTAGCTTTTTTGATGTTCCAACAATCACTTTCATTCATGATCTCTCTCATATCCGATACCAGGAGTATCACCCTAAAGAGCGGGTGGAGTATTTTGAAAAATATCTACCAAAAAGCATAGAAAAAAGCACCAAAATTGTCACCATATCAGAGTTTACGAAACGTGAACTTATAGATCTTGGGCTTTGTGATGAAAAAAATATTGAAGTCATCTACAATGGAGTAGATCCCAAGTTTTGCCCCACTGCGCAAGCAGCATTTACGCCCATCACACAAAAATATGATTTGCACTATCAAAACTACTTCCTCTTCGTTGGAACTTTAGAACCGCGCAAGAATCTCAAAAATCTTCTTGCGGCTTATTTGAATTATCTACAAAAAACAAAAAATCCCACACCTCTAGTCTTAGCAGGTGGAGTAGGATGGAGAAGTGAGCATTTTGATGAATTACTGCAAAAAGCTCTAGGAAGCGGCCATGTCAAAAGACTGGGATATGTTAGCGAAAAAGATCTCATAGCTCTCTATGGTGGAGCGAAAGCTTTTGTATTTCCATCCTTTTATGAAGGGTTTGGTTTACCTCCGTTAGAAGCAATGGCGTGCGCAACACCTGTCATAGCTTCGAACACCTCCTCTATACCGGAAGTAGTAGGCGATGCTGGACTTTTGATCGATCCTTATGACGTGATGCAAATAAGCAAAGCTTTGCTACGTATAGATGAAGATGCAGCTTTGCGTCAAGAGCTCGCATCAAGAGGGCTAAAACAGGCTAAGAATTTTAGCTGGAAAAATGCAGCGCAAAATCTAGCAAAACTCATAGAAAAAAGCATATGA